In Glandiceps talaboti chromosome 6, keGlaTala1.1, whole genome shotgun sequence, one DNA window encodes the following:
- the LOC144436688 gene encoding NADH dehydrogenase [ubiquinone] 1 beta subcomplex subunit 6-like gives MSKRSLQEIPEYAKGDYVLEKIAKEARQTKRNWLADQVLARDEPRIPVKKAFTEPIRRLIAPIDSRLNYALTRGFYFGRRWFFLFVLPVWGSHYCIKYHVANKPGALVMSKSPVFPGEAELDETRVR, from the exons ATGTCGAAGCGGTCGCTGCAAGAGATACCGGAATATGCGAAGGGCGATTACGTCCTCGAAAAGATTGCCAAAGAAGCCCGTCAGACGAAAAGGAACTGGTTAGCTGATCAGGTACTTGCCCGAGATGAACCAAGGATACCAGTGAAGAAAGCTTTTACGGAACCAATTCGTCGTTTAATAGCACCGATAGACAGTCGACTT AATTATGCTCTAACACGTGGCTTCTACTTTGGTAGACGTTGGTTTTTTCTGTTTGTCTTACCTGTGTGGGGTTCTCACTACTGTATCAAATACCATGTAGCG AACAAACCTGGTGCTTTGGTGATGTCTAAGTCACCTGTTTTCCCA GGTGAAGCAGAACTAGACGAAACTAGAGTGCGTTGA